TCTCGTGGCAACCCTTTGGCACACAGCAAAAGACCGGCGTTTCGCTCGGTTCACAACAGTTTCACGCGGCTCCTCCATATACACTGAATGGGCCTGACACTGTTCAGGTTTTTCATGCAGCGGCGCCCATTGGGGGCGCCGCTTTCCCTGGTTACGGCTTGGGCTCGTTGATGATCACGATGCGGCCTTCTGGCTCTGCATCCACCGCAGGCCGCCCTTGCAAATAGCGCACGAGGATATCCACGTCCAGCGTCCCCGTGTCCAGACGAGGCGCGCCCCCAAACATGGTGAAGCCGTCGCCGCCACCCGCCGTGAAGTTATTCATCGCCACCTTGTAGCTCTGAGCGTCTACGAGGGCCTGGCCGTTCAGGGTCACGGCGGTCACGCGGCTGCCGGCTGGGCGCCCGAGGTCAAAGGTGTAGCTCACGCCGCGGCTGACGTGCAAAAACTGGCCCTTATTCTCACTCCAGGTCGCCACGCCGTGCTCCAGTGCCGCTCTAATTTGCGCGCCCGTCAAGGTCAGGACCGTCAGGGTGTTGCCGAACGGCTGCACGGTGATGGCCTCGTCGAAGGTGATGGGACCGGCGTTGATGCTGGCCCGCACGCCACCACCGTTGACAAAGGCGAGTTGCGCCCCCGCATTCTGGGCGGCGGCCAATGCCGCGTCAGCCAGAACGTTGGCCATGGTGCTCTCGCGCCGGCGCACCACCTCGCGGTTGCCGTTCAGGCCGCGCGTGGTCTGCCCGATCACCTGCTGGCGCAGGTTGGCAATCGGCACGGTCAGCGTCTCCACCATGCGCTTGGCGGTCGGGTCTTCGGCAATATCAGCCGTCACAGGCACAGGGTTGCCTTCCCAGCTGTCCACCGCGCCGCTGTCACTGAACGTCACTTTCAGGCGGCCCAGCACCTTGCCCCACTCCCACGCCGCCACGAGCAGGGTGCGGTTGCCGTCGGGGTTGGGGATGATAGTCGGAGGGGCCTTCATCGTGGATCCCAAAGCGGGGCGGCCGCCGGCGCGCGAGTTCGTGATGGTGCAAAACGCCTTTGACACCAACTTTGACGGGGCCAACGAGATCTACGCGGTGAATACGGGGTCGCACTAGAGTTGGAGCAGAATTTCCCGCTAAGCCAAGGCTCAAGCTCGTATTGAGCGATACAGTCCACGGTCCTGCGCCCGCGAAGTTGCCACACTCGAGTCATGACCCCTCAACCAGCTCCGCTCTCCATCGGACAACTGGCCACCGAGACCGGTGAACGGGTCAAGACCTTGCGCTACTGGACCGACCTCGGCCTTCTCCAGCATGAACGCAAAGAGAGCGGCTACCGGATGTACACCGCAGACAGCGCGGAACGCGTGCAGTTCATCCGTTCTGCCCAGCGCGTTGGATTCACCCTCGGTGACATTGCCCGCATCCTCAGCCTCCGCGCGGAGGGTCAGAAGCCCTGCACGGATGTCCGTGACGAGTTGCAAGTGCATCTCCAGGCCGTCCGTCAGCAGCTTGCCCAGCTTCAGGCGTTGGAAGCTGAACTCGCTGGGCGGCTCGCGTACGCTCAAGCTCACCCCGATCCCGAGTGTGATACCCCAGGCTGTGTGTACCTGAACCTGCCTTCCCCTTGACTCTCCCCCTGAGGGGAGACTTTACCCTTGGTCATGGAAGACACGTGCTGCGTTCCCAACGCCCAGGGGCAGGACGTCACGTCCTGCCCGGTCAGTGCCACCCGCGGAAAGGGCGTGCCACTGATCACCCTCAAGGCCCTCCTGACTCCACCCGCCCTGGCCAGGCTGGAGCCAGAGGACGCCTTCCGATTCTGCCCGGACCCCACCTGTGACGTGGTGTACTTCAGCCCCACCCAGACCTACCGCACGGGAGACCTCAAGGCGCCCGTCTTCCAGAAGGATCAGGCTCCAGAGGTCCCGGTCTGCTACTGCTTCGGACACCACCGGGCCGATCTCACCCAGGCGGCCGTCTCAGGCACAGCCCGTGCTCTGGAGACTTCCATCCGCGCTCATGTCCAGGCGGGGCGCTGCGGCTGTGAGGTGAACAACCCGCAGGGAATTTGCTGCCTGGGAAATGTGGTGACCTTCCTGCGGACCCTGGACAGCCAGGAACAGGTCTGACGCACGACGACGCCGTGGTGATCAGGCTGCTGCTCCTGGCCAGGGTTCTCCCACAGCGTTGCCGTTCCTGAAGTTCACAGAGGCTTCAGTGGCGCTGGCGCCGCCAGCGCCTCAGCTCGGCATCCGCAGTGCTGTCACTCACCTCGGCGTACCGCAAGGTCGTCTGGATGTGCTGGTGACCCAGCCGCTTGCGGATGGTCGCCAGACT
Above is a window of Deinococcus reticulitermitis DNA encoding:
- a CDS encoding putative iron-sulfur cluster-binding metallochaperone; translated protein: MEDTCCVPNAQGQDVTSCPVSATRGKGVPLITLKALLTPPALARLEPEDAFRFCPDPTCDVVYFSPTQTYRTGDLKAPVFQKDQAPEVPVCYCFGHHRADLTQAAVSGTARALETSIRAHVQAGRCGCEVNNPQGICCLGNVVTFLRTLDSQEQV
- a CDS encoding heavy metal-responsive transcriptional regulator, encoding MTPQPAPLSIGQLATETGERVKTLRYWTDLGLLQHERKESGYRMYTADSAERVQFIRSAQRVGFTLGDIARILSLRAEGQKPCTDVRDELQVHLQAVRQQLAQLQALEAELAGRLAYAQAHPDPECDTPGCVYLNLPSP